From Henckelia pumila isolate YLH828 unplaced genomic scaffold, ASM3356847v2 CTG_198:::fragment_1, whole genome shotgun sequence, a single genomic window includes:
- the LOC140870702 gene encoding uncharacterized protein, which produces MRTKKTLNKIFRIWEDGNCLTSPGLIKQSGAAYFERLLTGDPFVLDLPDFSGFSSEISEEENHSFAAAPSLEEVRAVVFSIPRDSVAGPDGFSSVFFQSCWDFVQHDVMDAVLDFFRGSLMPQGFTVTTITLIPKVEGAQAWTDFRPISLCNVSNKIISKLLYSRLRSVVGRLVSQSQSGFVPGRMIADNILLAHELTHSLNLPARGGNVILKLDMANAYDRVQWSFLLDVLRRFGFSDQVNVNGTPAGFFASSRGLRQGDPLSPLLFILGAEYLSRGLDRLFLQHADLRYRSGCDLPISHLAYADDVIIFANGGSRGLQRLKDFLAHYENCSGQLVNVAKSAMIFPPGWTARRRSHLLQITGFAEGQLPLKYLGAPLFRGNRKCSLFEPLLQSVRKKLEGWESRSLAPGSRMTLIRSVLLSIPIYLCQVIQPPLAVLEKLERIFNAFLWGSRPLEKKWHWARWSRACLPVKEGGLGFRRLKDIVDSFSMKLWFRFRQGSSLWARFISRKYCRNVSPICAPSRGAISPTWRRLLQIRPRAEPGIRWRIGLGDVSFWDDTWLGDAPLSSRCNDFDLLCAVVATSVAEEIVQIPILVDEPDATIWIHSTDGAFSVRSAWEQVRPRGSVSDIFTPCWGRWMRPTMSFFLWRFWHRWLPVDEVLQQRGFSFVSKCQCCEMSETFTHIFIDGPIARSVWHFFGAIFRVRIPATENFSLFLSAWKRGREWSPGGNVREFIPFVVLWFLWTAHNDTKHRHLPYSAEKVKFQILSYLILAHSATVIKPRLWLGALQAARKMVISVGLQRIHKTAIVRWLRPPPGSFKLNVDGSSRELWAIWRGILLCSDLSLFPLWIETDSQIAIQILRSRRCRWDLDHIVSRTRVLVRNRPVHFSHIYREGNSVADALARQAHDHRQCLLEIGVQLSGLFSEFLELVCSPVACFAFFRVMDHQAFSVLPLAWFLLLFGCFVGGLSCRSLFGFPVFLGVRLWLEFPSPFSCFFALGLLVCGRSSFSSRPMYSDFPADHDFWTYFLHSFDLLFSSGWCQPLFAL; this is translated from the exons AACCAAGAAAACTCTTAATAAGATCTTTCGTATTTGGGAGGATGGTAATTGCCTCACCTCTCCTGGTCTCATCAAGCAGTCTGGGGCTGCCTATTTCGAGCGCCTCCTCACTGGAGATCCTTTTGTCCTGGATCTTCCGGATTTTTCTGGCTTCTCCTCGGAGATTTCGGAGGAGGAGAACCATAGCTTTGCTGCCGCACCTTCCTTGGAGGAGGTACGTGCTGTCGTCTTTTCCATCCCTCGGGATAGTGTGGCGGGCCCTGATGGGTTTTCTTCGGTTTTCTTTCAGAGCTGCTGGGATTTTGTGCAGCATGATGTCATGGACGCTGTCCTTGATTTCTTTCGGGGCTCTCTTATGCCCCAGGGCTTCACTGTCACCACGATCACTTTGATCCCCAAAGTCGAGGGTGCGCAAGCTTGGACGGACTTCCGTCCCATCAGCTTGTGTAATGTTTCCAACAAGATTATCTCGAAGCTTTTATACTCTCGTCTGCGGTCGGTGGTGGGGAGACTCGTTTCTCAGAGTCAGAGTGGCTTTGTGCCGGGGCGGATGATTGCTGACAATATCCTTCTCGCGCATGAGCTCACTCACAGTCTTAATCTCCCTGCCCGTGGTGGTAATGTCATTCTGAAATTGGACATGGCTAATGCCTATGATAGAGTCCAATGGTCTTTTCTTCTGGATGTCCTCCGAAGGTTTGGTTTTTCGGACCAG GTTAATGTCAATGGTACCCCTGCTGGTTTCTTTGCTTCCTCGAGAGGCCTGAGACAGGGTGACCCTTTATCTCCCCTCCTCTTTATTCTTGGAGCGGAGTATCTGTCCCGTGGCTTGGACCGGTTGTTCCTCCAGCATGCTGATTTGAGGTATCGGTCTGGGTGTGATTTGCCGATTTCCCATTTGGCCTATGCTGACGATGTCATTATTTTTGCCAATGGGGGATCCCGTGGTCTTCAGCGTCTCAAAGATTTTCTGGCTCACTATGAAAATTGCTCGGGCCAGCTCGTTAATGTGGCCAAGAGTGCTATGATCTTTCCTCCGGGCTGGACCGCTCGTCGCCGCTCCCATTTGCTGCAAATCACTGGATTTGCGGAGGGGCAGCTGCCCTTGAAATACCTTGGAGCTCCGCTTTTCCGTGGGAACCGCAAGTGCTCTCTCTTTGAGCCTCTTCTGCAGTCGGTCCGGAAAAAGCTGGAGGGCTGGGAGTCCCGTTCCCTTGCTCCTGGGAGTAGGATGACGCTGATCCGCAGTGTGCTCCTTTCGATCCCGATCTATCTCTGTCAGGTGATCCAGCCTCCTTTGGCTGTTTTGGAGAAATTGGAGCGTATTTTCAATGCTTTTCTTTGGGGCTCCAGACCCTTAGAAAAGAAGTGGCACTGGGCCCGCTGGTCTCGCGCCTGTCTCCCTGTGAAAGAAGGAGGCCTGGGTTTTCGCAGGCTCAAGGACATTGTTGATAGCTTTTCCATGAAGCTGTGGTTCAGATTCCGGCAGGGTTCCTCTCTCTGGGCGAGATTTATTTCGAGGAAGTATTGCCGGAATGTCAGCCCTATTTGTGCTCCTTCTCGTGGAGCCATTTCCCCCACTTGGAGGCGCTTGCTCCAGATTAGACCTCGTGCGGAGCCTGGTATCCGGTGGAGGATTGGTCTTGGGGATGTCTCTTTTTGGGATGATACTTGGTTGGGTGATGCCCCTTTGTCGAGCAGGTGTAAT GATTTTGATCTCCTTTGCGCTGTCGTTGCTACCTCGGTGGCGGAGGAGATCGTTCAGATTCCTATTTTGGTGGATGAACCGGATGCGACTATCTGGATCCACAGCACCGATGGTGCCTTTTCTGTGAGATCTGCTTGGGAGCAGGTCAGACCGAGAGGCTCGGTCTCGGATATCTTTACTCCCTGTTGGGGTCGCTGGATGAGGCCCACCATGTCCTTCTTTCTGTGGAGGTTTTGGCATCGGTGGTTGCCTGTGGATGAGGTGCTCCAGCAGCGGGGTTTCTCCTTTGTGTCCAAGTGCCAGTGCTGTGAGATGTCGGAGACATTTACTCACATTTTCATCGACGGTCCCATCGCCCGCTCTGTGTGGCATTTCTTTGGGGCTATCTTTAGAGTTCGCATCCCTGCCACTGAGAACTTCAGTTTGTTTCTCAGTGCTTGGAAAAGGGGTCGCGAGTGGTCTCCGGGGGGTAATGTGAGGGAATTCATTCCTTTTGTCGTGCTTTGGTTCCTCTGGACTGCACACAATGATACTAAGCACCGTCACTTACCCTACTCTGCGGAGAAGGTTAAGTTCCAAAttttgtcttatttgatacttgCTCATTCTGCAACTGTTATCAAGCCCCGTCTTTGGCTGGGGGCTTTGCAGGCTGCGAGGAAGATGGTCATTTCGGTCGGCCTCCAACGGATTCACAAGACTGCGATCGTCCGTTGGTTGAGGCCTCCACCTGGGTCCTTCAAGCTCAATGTGGATGGGAGCTCGAGAG AACTCTGGGCGATTTGGAGGGGTATTCTTCTCTGTTCTGACCTTAGCCTTTTTCCCCTTTGGATTGAAACTGATTCCCAGATTGCTATTCAGATTCTTAGATCTCGGAGGTGCCGTTGGGATTTGGACCATATTGTTTCGAGGACGCGTGTTTTGGTGCGGAATAGGCCGGTTCATTTCTCGCATATCTATCGGGAAGGGAATTCGGTTGCGGATGCATTGGCGCGGCAGGCTCATGATCATAGGCAGTGTTTGTTGGAGATTGGT gTACAGCTCTCCGGCCTTTTTTCGGAGTTTTTGGAGTTAGTCTGTTCCCCTGTCGCTTGCTTTGCTTTCTTCAGGGTGATGGATCATCAGGCGTTCTCTGTGCTTCCCCTTGCCTGGTTCTTGCTGTTGTTTGGATGTTTTGTGGGCGGTCTCTCGTGCCGCTCGCTTTTTGGATTTCCAGTCTTCTTGGGAGTTAGGTTATGGCTTGAGTTTCCTTCGCCATTCTCCTGCTTTTTTGCTCTGGGTCTGCTGGTTTGCGGTCGCTCCTCTTTTTCCTCGCGGCCTATGTATAGTGACTTCCCAGCTGATCATGACTTTTGGACatatttcttgcatagcttTGATCTGTTGTTCAGCTCTGGATGGTGCCAGCCTCTTTTCGCGCTTTAG